In the genome of Propionispora hippei DSM 15287, one region contains:
- a CDS encoding HesA/MoeB/ThiF family protein translates to MSFTNEQLERYSRHIILKEVGVKGQRKLLGSKVLIVGTGGLGAPAAVFLAAAGVGTIGLVDFDSVELSNLQRQIIHQTRDVGKPKVQSGKETIAELNPDVTVHTYQEWVNAGNITGIIQDRDYDFIIDGTDNFPAKFLINDACVLLRKPFSHAGIIRFQGQTMTYVPGQGPCYRCIFHAPPPPDAVPTCKQAGVLGVMGGIIGTIQATEALKYILGVGELLTGQLLTYDALTMNFRKVKLSGNAKCQVCGEQPTITELIDYEQAVCEVAHK, encoded by the coding sequence GTGAGTTTTACCAATGAGCAACTGGAAAGGTATTCGCGCCATATTATTCTCAAAGAGGTCGGTGTAAAAGGACAGCGGAAGCTGCTGGGCAGTAAGGTGCTTATTGTCGGGACCGGTGGTTTGGGGGCTCCGGCGGCGGTGTTTTTAGCGGCGGCGGGGGTTGGTACAATTGGTCTGGTGGATTTTGATTCGGTGGAGTTATCCAACCTGCAGCGGCAGATCATTCATCAGACCAGGGATGTAGGCAAGCCCAAAGTGCAGTCAGGCAAAGAAACCATCGCGGAGCTGAATCCCGATGTCACCGTCCATACCTACCAGGAGTGGGTTAATGCCGGCAATATCACAGGCATTATCCAGGATCGGGATTACGACTTTATTATTGACGGCACCGATAATTTTCCGGCCAAGTTTTTGATTAATGATGCCTGTGTGCTGCTGAGAAAGCCCTTCTCTCATGCCGGAATTATCCGGTTTCAAGGGCAAACCATGACCTATGTTCCCGGTCAGGGTCCTTGCTATCGCTGTATTTTTCATGCCCCGCCGCCGCCTGATGCTGTTCCGACCTGTAAACAGGCCGGGGTGTTGGGAGTCATGGGTGGAATTATCGGTACCATACAGGCTACGGAAGCGCTTAAATACATACTGGGAGTAGGCGAGCTGCTTACCGGTCAGTTGCTTACCTATGATGCGCTGACCATGAATTTTCGGAAGGTAAAGCTGTCTGGTAATGCCAAATGTCAGGTGTGCGGTGAGCAGCCGACCATAACCGAACTGATTGATTACGAGCAGGCGGTGTGCGAGGTGGCCCACAAATAA
- a CDS encoding sulfurtransferase TusA family protein, with protein sequence MAQTADAFVDITDVVCPITFVKVKVALEEIDDRQYLAVKMQEGEPIANIPRSLKEEGHKVCQVENNGDGTFTVLVEKGGLEQG encoded by the coding sequence ATGGCGCAAACCGCAGATGCCTTTGTTGATATTACCGATGTGGTCTGTCCGATTACCTTTGTGAAAGTAAAGGTGGCGTTAGAAGAAATTGATGACCGACAGTACTTGGCAGTTAAGATGCAGGAGGGCGAGCCTATTGCCAATATTCCCCGCAGTCTTAAGGAAGAAGGCCACAAGGTATGCCAGGTGGAAAACAACGGGGACGGTACGTTTACCGTTTTAGTGGAGAAGGGCGGTTTGGAACAAGGTTGA
- a CDS encoding 4Fe-4S binding protein — MAQVDYKELKKGGFMKQIQKDRFSLRLKVVGGQIKAEQLKKVYELAGRYGQGYIHMTSRQSIEIPYIKLEDIDTVKRELAEAGLQPGACGPRVRTITACQGAAICPSGMIDTSALAKEFDERYYARELPHKFKLGITGCRNNCLKAEENDLGVKGGLQPAWQQDTCTFCGLCEAVCPTEAIAVDKTARHLQFKQEQCTYCGKCVKSCPVDAWTGRSGFIVSFGGLFGNRIAIGKQTIPILFEEEKLHAVIETALAFFKEQAKQGERFRNTLDRVGWDLFQAKLEEVL, encoded by the coding sequence ATGGCACAGGTCGATTATAAGGAACTGAAAAAGGGCGGGTTTATGAAGCAAATCCAAAAGGATCGATTTTCGTTGCGGCTAAAAGTGGTGGGAGGACAAATTAAGGCCGAGCAACTGAAAAAGGTGTATGAACTGGCCGGCCGGTATGGACAGGGCTATATTCATATGACTTCCCGGCAAAGTATCGAGATTCCTTACATTAAGCTGGAGGATATTGATACAGTCAAGCGTGAACTGGCCGAAGCCGGTTTGCAGCCGGGGGCCTGCGGCCCCAGAGTCCGGACCATCACCGCCTGCCAGGGGGCGGCCATTTGCCCCAGCGGCATGATCGACACGTCAGCCTTGGCCAAGGAGTTTGACGAGCGGTATTATGCGCGGGAACTGCCCCATAAATTTAAACTGGGCATTACGGGCTGCCGCAACAACTGTCTAAAAGCGGAAGAAAATGATCTGGGCGTAAAAGGAGGGCTGCAGCCGGCCTGGCAGCAGGATACTTGCACCTTTTGCGGGTTATGTGAAGCCGTCTGCCCGACCGAGGCCATTGCAGTGGATAAAACGGCGCGGCATTTGCAGTTTAAGCAGGAGCAATGTACTTATTGCGGCAAATGTGTCAAATCCTGCCCGGTAGATGCCTGGACCGGCCGCAGCGGCTTTATTGTATCGTTCGGCGGTTTATTCGGCAACCGTATCGCCATTGGCAAGCAGACCATTCCGATTTTATTTGAAGAAGAAAAGCTGCACGCAGTGATTGAAACCGCTTTAGCCTTTTTTAAGGAGCAGGCCAAACAAGGCGAACGTTTCCGCAATACACTGGACCGGGTAGGCTGGGACCTCTTCCAGGCAAAACTGGAGGAGGTATTATAA
- a CDS encoding NifB/NifX family molybdenum-iron cluster-binding protein: MAKVAVTSTNGELIDEHFGRAGEFWIYEVNEQGEYRLLERRQLLAANTDSAAEDLHRQKVGLLLDVKSC, translated from the coding sequence ATGGCAAAGGTCGCGGTCACCAGTACGAATGGTGAATTGATTGATGAGCACTTTGGCCGGGCTGGTGAGTTTTGGATTTATGAAGTCAATGAGCAGGGGGAGTACCGGCTGCTGGAGCGCCGGCAGCTTTTGGCTGCCAACACTGATTCGGCAGCGGAGGATTTGCATAGGCAAAAAGTCGGGTTGCTCCTTGATGTGAAGTCGTGCTAA
- the thiS gene encoding sulfur carrier protein ThiS: MKIIVNGDELVLTEAISVDQLLASQQVEMANYVTIQINDEWIDRENFAATLLKDGDQVEFLYFMGGGRA; encoded by the coding sequence ATGAAAATTATAGTAAATGGCGACGAATTGGTCTTGACGGAAGCCATCAGTGTGGATCAATTGCTGGCAAGCCAACAGGTGGAAATGGCCAATTATGTGACGATACAAATCAATGATGAATGGATCGACCGGGAGAATTTTGCCGCTACGTTGCTGAAAGACGGTGACCAAGTGGAATTTTTGTACTTTATGGGAGGTGGCAGAGCGTGA
- a CDS encoding O-acetylhomoserine aminocarboxypropyltransferase/cysteine synthase family protein translates to MAQEQLYGFDTLKVRAGYKPEEHNRAVSVPIYQTASYELGDTDRMSRLFTFAEPGFLYTRIGNPTVAVLEERLAALDGAAAAVAVASGMAAISYTLLNVTEGGGRILTTPQLYGGTFDSFKKIYPKFGIGIDQVEKPDDPEEFRRAIKPDTKAIYVESISNPNAIVADIEKLAQIAHENDIPLIVDNTVATPYLLNPIQYGADIVVYSATKALSGHGNVIAGVILESGRFKWDNGKFPHFLEPYHTLRDATGSPRNFLQVFPDAPFTFRVRLNYLNYFGAALSPFDAYLVLLGLETLSERMQKQVANTDKILRYLEEKSVVSWVRHPRAKNSPSRALAEKYLPRGAGGLFTFGVKGTDEQISAFIDSLNLFSYQANLGDARSLIINSPKTTHGELTAEEQRLAGITPETVRVSIGLETPEDLIADLEQAFNKVFA, encoded by the coding sequence ATGGCACAGGAGCAATTATACGGTTTTGACACATTGAAAGTAAGGGCGGGCTACAAGCCGGAGGAGCACAATCGGGCGGTTTCGGTTCCGATTTATCAGACGGCCTCCTACGAATTAGGGGATACTGACCGGATGTCCCGGTTGTTTACGTTTGCTGAACCGGGATTTTTATATACCCGGATCGGCAATCCCACGGTGGCAGTACTGGAAGAAAGGCTGGCGGCTTTGGATGGGGCCGCTGCCGCTGTGGCCGTAGCGTCCGGCATGGCCGCGATTTCCTATACCCTGCTCAATGTAACTGAAGGAGGCGGCAGGATACTGACTACCCCGCAGCTTTACGGCGGAACCTTTGACAGTTTTAAAAAAATTTACCCGAAGTTCGGTATCGGCATCGATCAGGTTGAAAAGCCCGATGATCCGGAAGAATTTCGCCGGGCCATCAAGCCGGATACCAAAGCCATCTATGTGGAAAGCATCAGCAATCCCAATGCGATTGTGGCCGATATAGAAAAGCTGGCTCAGATTGCCCATGAGAATGATATTCCCTTGATTGTGGATAACACGGTGGCAACTCCTTATCTGCTCAATCCCATTCAATACGGGGCCGACATTGTGGTCTATTCCGCGACCAAAGCCTTAAGCGGGCATGGCAATGTGATTGCCGGGGTAATCCTGGAAAGCGGCCGGTTTAAATGGGACAACGGCAAGTTCCCCCATTTCCTGGAGCCTTATCATACCCTGCGGGATGCGACGGGCAGTCCCCGGAATTTTCTGCAGGTATTTCCGGACGCCCCCTTCACTTTCCGGGTCCGTCTAAACTATTTGAATTATTTCGGTGCGGCGCTAAGTCCTTTTGATGCTTATTTGGTTTTGTTAGGTTTGGAGACACTTTCAGAAAGGATGCAAAAACAGGTTGCCAACACTGATAAGATACTGCGGTATCTGGAGGAAAAATCCGTTGTTTCCTGGGTCAGGCACCCCCGGGCAAAGAACAGTCCGTCCCGGGCTCTGGCGGAGAAATATCTTCCCAGAGGAGCCGGCGGTTTGTTTACTTTCGGAGTCAAGGGTACCGATGAGCAGATTTCGGCATTTATTGATTCGCTGAATTTGTTCAGTTATCAGGCTAATTTGGGTGATGCCCGTTCTTTAATCATTAACTCCCCCAAAACAACCCACGGCGAATTGACAGCTGAAGAACAAAGACTGGCCGGTATTACACCGGAAACAGTCCGCGTATCTATTGGTCTGGAGACTCCTGAGGATTTAATTGCGGATTTGGAACAGGCCTTTAACAAGGTGTTCGCTTAA
- a CDS encoding EAL domain-containing protein, translating to MLRLHSFKAKLLLWIMPLLTLGLLSLSGGAYWYINHVVQEELTASMLSVTAKAAESVNTWCKTLLLEPETIASTPAAKMINQSFQQIDEENANRHSFLHQKYPDIFLDIYAANREGVYHTIQQSGNRLSIFEGSIQNRDYFRSIMAGGPSQITPPLLSRTTGLPTIFVVAPITDDRQQPQGLIGTGISLEYVQHIAENLKIGKTGYGVVIAQDGSFIYHPDQTLIMAKKITDISDPEVVELGKRMLSGRSGIFHFTSQGEKKVAFYQPVPLTGWSVAAMLPEAELLAPIRQMLQWLTAITAFILLLIGGVIWLAANRLSRPLQEMEAHTDELAAGNLTLEPLTIQSQDEIGRLAGKFNFMSSKLRLMLKELEGKNTSLKQEVTARRQAETALQQAHDSLEIKVEEKTQELLAANQELTAMNEEIQTANSTLATMNQQLEEEIQVRCQVENDLVLRERQYRASVSLLTRPIEEVDHCLKAILQNALQLIKAPGGYIGMYSPEGTEFIIHHAVGIHEALLGEKMSAHAGMKQDVYRSGELIYTENYQCYPGLNGDERLKRLSSVVMLPLKQDGKIIGILAASWIDERHPISQEDIEVIRQFGDLASVALERASVYAENRHMAFHDSLTGLPNRASLNRYLEGEMQKARSGIASGVILFIDMDDLKMVNDNFGHSNGDAIITAVAGHIRAILDPSAFVARLDGDKFVTILPGEEHCRQAAQIAQKVLMALNREYPVADQSLHMSASIGLVIYPVDGDTAEDILKKADSAVYAAKKAGRSSWRFYDPSLQQETYEAILLTNSLRRVLERGELSLHYQPQLLPDGRTIVGFEALLRWHSPEYGQVSPLRFIPLAEKSGLITPIGQWVLEETCRFVKRLSALGWDDLHVAVNISPKQLLACNFVSRIRTIIETAQIKPKQIVLEVTESVLIESLEQSVEKMQQLHDFGVALALDDFGTGYSSLTYLKSLPVDILKIDKSFIDKNCTDHDQRQLVASMIELGHALNLTIVAEGVETEPQLELLQQYGCDCIQGYIFSKPLPEQAALAFLEQKRKKLSVPDGPS from the coding sequence ATGCTTCGCCTTCATTCCTTTAAAGCTAAATTGCTGTTATGGATTATGCCCCTCTTGACACTGGGTTTGCTCAGTCTTAGCGGCGGCGCTTACTGGTACATCAATCATGTCGTGCAGGAAGAGCTAACCGCCAGCATGCTGTCGGTCACCGCTAAGGCTGCCGAGAGCGTTAATACCTGGTGTAAGACCCTGTTGCTCGAACCGGAAACCATCGCGTCCACGCCGGCGGCTAAAATGATTAATCAAAGCTTTCAGCAGATTGATGAAGAAAACGCCAACCGTCACAGCTTTCTGCACCAAAAATATCCCGACATATTTCTGGATATCTATGCGGCCAACCGGGAAGGTGTGTATCATACCATCCAACAATCCGGCAACCGGCTTTCTATCTTTGAAGGCAGCATTCAAAACCGCGATTACTTTCGTTCCATTATGGCCGGCGGCCCTTCTCAGATCACGCCGCCGCTGTTGTCGCGCACGACAGGGCTCCCTACCATCTTCGTGGTAGCTCCCATTACCGATGACCGGCAGCAGCCACAAGGCCTTATCGGTACCGGCATCTCACTGGAATACGTACAACACATCGCCGAAAACCTTAAAATCGGTAAGACCGGTTATGGGGTTGTCATCGCTCAGGACGGTTCTTTTATCTACCACCCGGACCAGACGCTGATCATGGCGAAAAAAATCACCGACATATCCGATCCTGAGGTGGTGGAGTTGGGCAAACGGATGTTGTCGGGCCGTTCCGGCATCTTCCACTTCACCTCCCAGGGCGAAAAGAAGGTAGCCTTTTACCAGCCTGTTCCCTTGACCGGCTGGTCTGTGGCCGCCATGCTGCCGGAAGCGGAACTGCTGGCTCCTATCCGGCAGATGCTCCAGTGGCTGACTGCCATTACGGCGTTTATTCTCCTGCTCATCGGTGGTGTCATCTGGCTGGCAGCCAACCGCTTATCCCGGCCATTACAGGAGATGGAGGCCCATACCGACGAGCTGGCCGCCGGCAATCTTACGCTTGAACCGCTGACAATCCAATCACAGGACGAAATCGGCCGACTCGCCGGCAAGTTTAACTTCATGTCGTCAAAGCTGCGGCTCATGCTAAAGGAATTGGAGGGCAAGAATACTTCCCTGAAGCAGGAAGTTACCGCCCGCCGGCAAGCCGAAACAGCCTTGCAGCAGGCTCATGACAGCCTGGAAATAAAAGTGGAAGAAAAAACGCAGGAACTACTGGCGGCCAATCAGGAACTGACGGCCATGAATGAAGAAATTCAAACGGCCAACAGTACTCTGGCTACCATGAACCAACAGTTGGAAGAGGAGATTCAGGTACGCTGCCAGGTAGAAAACGATCTCGTACTGCGTGAGCGGCAATACCGGGCCAGCGTCAGCCTGTTGACCCGGCCGATTGAAGAAGTCGACCATTGTCTGAAAGCCATCCTGCAAAACGCGCTGCAATTAATTAAAGCACCCGGCGGCTATATTGGCATGTACAGTCCGGAAGGAACCGAATTTATCATCCATCATGCCGTCGGCATTCACGAAGCGCTCCTTGGAGAAAAAATGTCAGCCCACGCAGGGATGAAACAGGATGTATACCGGTCCGGCGAACTCATCTATACGGAAAATTACCAATGTTATCCTGGCCTTAATGGCGACGAACGGCTAAAACGGCTAAGCAGTGTCGTTATGCTGCCTTTAAAGCAGGACGGGAAAATCATCGGTATTCTGGCTGCAAGCTGGATCGACGAACGCCACCCGATTTCCCAGGAGGATATTGAGGTCATCCGGCAATTCGGCGATCTTGCCTCGGTAGCGCTGGAACGGGCCAGTGTCTATGCCGAAAACCGCCATATGGCGTTTCATGATTCGCTGACCGGCCTGCCGAATCGCGCCAGCCTCAACCGCTATCTGGAGGGAGAAATGCAAAAAGCCCGCAGCGGCATCGCCTCCGGTGTTATTTTATTCATTGATATGGATGACCTGAAAATGGTTAATGATAATTTCGGCCATTCCAACGGCGATGCCATTATCACCGCCGTTGCCGGCCATATCCGAGCGATCCTGGACCCCAGCGCCTTTGTCGCCCGTTTGGACGGCGACAAGTTCGTCACGATCCTGCCGGGCGAAGAACACTGCCGGCAGGCGGCCCAGATCGCTCAAAAAGTGCTGATGGCACTGAACCGGGAATATCCGGTGGCCGACCAGAGCCTGCATATGTCCGCCAGCATCGGTCTTGTTATTTATCCGGTCGACGGCGATACAGCCGAAGATATTCTAAAGAAAGCCGACAGCGCCGTTTATGCCGCCAAAAAGGCCGGCCGCAGCAGTTGGCGGTTTTATGATCCCAGTCTGCAGCAGGAGACCTATGAAGCCATCCTGCTCACCAACAGCCTGCGGCGGGTGCTGGAACGCGGCGAATTGTCGCTGCATTATCAGCCGCAGCTTTTACCGGACGGCCGGACGATAGTCGGCTTTGAAGCCTTGTTACGCTGGCACAGTCCGGAATACGGACAGGTCTCACCGCTGCGCTTTATCCCGCTGGCCGAAAAAAGCGGCCTGATTACTCCCATTGGCCAATGGGTCCTGGAAGAGACCTGCCGCTTTGTCAAACGCTTATCCGCCCTGGGCTGGGACGACCTGCATGTGGCCGTCAATATTTCCCCCAAGCAATTGTTAGCCTGTAATTTTGTTTCCCGTATCCGCACGATTATTGAAACAGCCCAAATTAAGCCGAAGCAAATCGTCCTGGAGGTAACCGAAAGCGTTCTCATTGAATCGCTGGAGCAAAGTGTGGAGAAAATGCAGCAGCTCCACGATTTCGGTGTAGCACTGGCTCTTGATGACTTCGGCACAGGCTACTCCTCACTGACCTATCTGAAGAGTCTGCCTGTCGATATCCTGAAAATTGATAAATCCTTTATCGACAAAAACTGTACCGATCATGACCAGCGTCAGCTTGTCGCTTCCATGATCGAACTGGGACACGCTCTCAACCTGACCATCGTCGCCGAAGGGGTCGAAACCGAACCGCAGCTGGAATTACTGCAACAATATGGCTGCGACTGCATCCAGGGCTATATTTTCAGCAAGCCCCTGCCGGAACAAGCGGCACTTGCATTCCTGGAGCAAAAACGCAAAAAGCTCTCCGTCCCGGATGGTCCTTCATAA
- a CDS encoding alpha/beta hydrolase, whose protein sequence is MKEHLWIASRRQRLSAMLHLPEGFKPGTPLLVLCHGFTGNKVGYNHLTLNLANFLEKAGYGVLRFDYIGSGDSDGDFATDTSITGWQEDLTNVLQWVDGQDQFATSPVVLYGHSLGGLVVLTHEDQIERVMGRIVFAPVTKPVANFQERIIGPELWQKSLRGEKIENFFDRGFTLYSQFVKGLATQDYDPISAASRLTTPLLIIHGTADVVVPLAGSQELYEQYQAPKEFVVTEFDHGATGKQAEFQQLIGRRLAGLLADAVPVAV, encoded by the coding sequence ATGAAAGAACATCTATGGATTGCAAGCAGAAGACAGCGCCTGTCGGCCATGCTGCACTTGCCGGAAGGCTTTAAACCGGGAACTCCGCTGTTGGTGCTGTGCCATGGTTTTACCGGCAATAAGGTGGGGTATAACCATCTTACGTTAAATTTAGCTAATTTTTTAGAAAAAGCAGGATACGGTGTGCTGCGTTTTGATTATATCGGCTCCGGTGACAGCGACGGCGATTTTGCCACCGATACCAGCATAACCGGCTGGCAGGAGGATTTGACCAATGTGCTGCAGTGGGTGGACGGACAGGACCAGTTTGCCACATCACCGGTGGTGCTTTATGGTCACAGTCTGGGCGGGTTGGTGGTACTGACACACGAAGATCAAATCGAGCGGGTGATGGGCCGTATTGTTTTCGCGCCGGTAACCAAGCCGGTGGCTAATTTCCAGGAACGGATCATCGGGCCGGAGCTTTGGCAGAAGTCTTTGCGCGGCGAGAAGATTGAAAATTTCTTTGACCGGGGCTTCACTCTGTACAGTCAGTTTGTCAAGGGCTTGGCTACCCAGGATTATGACCCAATCAGCGCGGCGAGCCGGCTTACCACACCGTTGCTGATTATTCACGGGACGGCGGACGTGGTGGTGCCGCTGGCGGGTTCCCAGGAACTATACGAGCAGTACCAGGCGCCTAAGGAATTTGTCGTAACCGAGTTTGATCATGGCGCAACAGGCAAACAGGCGGAGTTTCAGCAGCTTATTGGCCGGCGGCTGGCGGGATTGCTTGCCGATGCGGTACCGGTCGCCGTTTGA
- a CDS encoding nitrogenase component 1, with the protein MSTFIEQPRYSCALGAQQSIVAIKRAVPILHAGPGCGDKINRLLGQGEGYAGGNTVPCTNASEAEIVFGGEEKLKHVIEGALKVIDADLYVVLTGCTSDIVGDDIGQVTGQYQAQDKPIVYVETGGFKSNNYVSHEKVVNAIIDQYVDKFSPDRTKQPGLVNVFATIPYQDPYWNGNLEELKRILEGIGLKVNILFGVGSGGVDEWKSIPHAEFNLVVNAWSGLAIAKHLEQKYGTAYYHFPYLPVGGNETSKFLREVADFAKVDRQKAEQFIRKEEERFYMHIERTADFMLEFRYGLPRRFYTILDATYAVGLAKYLLNELGIIPARQFVIDNIPEEYQEAVRSQFANISPLRSAEVRFSIDGGAIQEEIRADERKNRSLIIGSGWERDLAKEIGADLLIVSVPVAYRLVLHGGYAGYNGGLRLIEDLYDRVLDTYR; encoded by the coding sequence ATGTCGACATTTATTGAACAGCCCCGTTACTCCTGTGCTCTCGGCGCTCAGCAGTCTATCGTAGCCATTAAACGGGCGGTGCCGATTCTGCATGCCGGACCGGGCTGCGGCGATAAAATCAACCGGCTGCTGGGTCAGGGGGAAGGCTATGCCGGCGGTAATACCGTACCCTGCACCAATGCCAGTGAAGCGGAGATTGTCTTTGGCGGGGAAGAAAAGCTGAAGCATGTAATCGAGGGTGCGCTCAAAGTGATTGACGCCGATCTCTATGTGGTGCTGACCGGTTGTACTTCGGACATTGTCGGCGACGATATCGGTCAGGTGACCGGTCAGTATCAGGCGCAGGATAAACCTATTGTGTATGTGGAAACCGGTGGTTTTAAAAGCAATAATTACGTAAGCCATGAAAAGGTGGTTAACGCCATTATCGATCAGTATGTTGACAAGTTCAGCCCGGACAGAACGAAACAGCCGGGACTGGTTAACGTGTTTGCAACCATTCCCTATCAGGACCCGTACTGGAACGGCAATCTGGAAGAGCTTAAGCGTATTCTGGAAGGCATCGGTCTTAAGGTCAACATTTTGTTCGGCGTAGGTTCGGGCGGGGTTGACGAATGGAAGTCCATTCCCCATGCCGAATTCAACCTGGTTGTCAATGCCTGGTCCGGACTGGCGATTGCCAAACACCTGGAACAAAAATATGGAACCGCCTATTATCATTTCCCCTATCTGCCGGTCGGCGGCAATGAGACCTCCAAATTCTTACGGGAAGTGGCCGATTTTGCCAAGGTAGACCGGCAGAAGGCAGAACAATTTATTCGAAAAGAAGAAGAACGGTTTTATATGCATATTGAGAGAACGGCGGACTTCATGCTGGAATTCCGCTACGGCCTGCCGCGGCGGTTTTATACCATTTTGGACGCAACCTATGCTGTCGGCCTGGCCAAATATCTGTTGAATGAGCTCGGTATTATTCCGGCCAGACAGTTTGTGATTGATAATATACCGGAGGAGTATCAGGAAGCTGTACGCAGCCAGTTTGCCAATATTTCCCCGCTCCGTTCCGCCGAAGTCCGCTTTTCTATTGACGGCGGCGCTATTCAGGAGGAAATCCGGGCCGATGAGCGGAAAAACCGGTCGTTGATTATCGGCAGCGGCTGGGAACGGGATTTAGCCAAAGAAATCGGTGCCGATCTTTTGATTGTCAGCGTGCCGGTCGCTTACCGTCTTGTGCTGCATGGCGGCTACGCCGGCTATAACGGGGGACTCCGGCTAATTGAGGATCTGTATGACCGGGTGCTGGACACGTACCGGTAA
- a CDS encoding M67 family metallopeptidase gives MIILTESGYGELVRQALAAAPVEACGLLGGTVDAAGNKVVEKVYSLANLDNSPEHFSMDPEEQFAAVKDMRRQGWSLLGNFHSHPASPARPSAEDKRLAFDPQASYVIVSLLDREQPVVKGFRIVQGTSSEEEIRIIGRE, from the coding sequence TTGATTATTTTAACCGAGTCCGGTTATGGTGAACTAGTCCGGCAAGCCCTTGCTGCTGCACCCGTAGAGGCCTGCGGCCTGTTAGGGGGAACAGTGGATGCAGCGGGCAACAAAGTGGTGGAAAAGGTATATTCGCTTGCCAATCTGGATAACAGTCCGGAGCATTTTTCGATGGATCCGGAGGAGCAATTCGCGGCTGTTAAAGATATGCGGCGACAGGGCTGGAGCCTGCTGGGCAATTTTCATAGCCATCCGGCGTCGCCGGCACGTCCTTCGGCAGAAGATAAGCGTCTGGCCTTTGATCCGCAGGCAAGTTATGTCATTGTGTCGCTGCTCGACCGGGAGCAGCCGGTGGTGAAAGGGTTCCGGATTGTGCAGGGAACGAGCAGTGAAGAAGAAATACGCATAATAGGGAGGGAATAG